The Montipora capricornis isolate CH-2021 chromosome 1, ASM3666992v2, whole genome shotgun sequence genome contains a region encoding:
- the LOC138060134 gene encoding uncharacterized protein, giving the protein MAERKKVKNLIKFRDSHRNFVRKTIAEAKDLISGENPIEVRKLKLLRTSLQTKGLEPQVLDRDIVQLLEDVSKIDSDVSESCELISVIQECMVDLESALTAQESQGKNQQWNSLDSAGTVQGPLQAVHTHAKLPKLELKKFHGNRIEWYPFGESFESAVHKNSNLSGVDKFNYLKSLLTGIAQSVVTGLALTSANYEKAVELLKRRFGNRQVVISSHMEALTKIPKVASTSEVKRLRSLYDTVESHVRELESMEISSEMYGCFLTPTIMQKLPEEFRIAISRNLESETWDLKEILSEFHKELQLREQCLVNPKYVRPSNSFQRGESLQSTSALHSESAKNKQFSRVWCSFCNQNHQSSKCNVVTSAESRKQVLRKKGRCYLCLKSGHLSPNCKSSVKCFKCQGAHHAAICDSFEHTVSGPEQVENVPNVSTSLYVDQYRGSVLLQTATAEVVRPHNDSSPLNVRLVFDSCSQRSYVTQAVKEKLQLPVVGRDSLLIKRFGESDARLRTCEMVQVGIKTLCDTTVYIQAYVVPVICGPLTQQSTELTQSSYEHLRDLPLADRAGGGVLAVSILVGADYYWSLVEGTLVRGAPWEPVGLATKLGFVLSGPTMVMCDNVHANTVNLTATHVLKVESSVINHDDLAAELKKFWDYESFGIHDDNATLYDKFVNEVEFVEGRYQAGVTVKALSVKSDVSRQYNDVIREQLKQGIIEPVDQGTTDGVGKVHYIPHHEVIRVDKETTKLRVVYDASAKAQSTTPSLNDCLYAGPPLSSLIYDILLRFRVHKVAISGDIEKAFLNISVDPRGRDYLRFLWVDDTGGKHPNLQVYRFARVAFGISSSPFLLNATIRHHLTSTDLPEEFVDCVLKSLYVDDFSRKELKNMKESPLDVEISNKPVEECKIQKGQAFSSSQFRAKGNPCRVRCKVLGIGWDTESDMFSLNLASPIETNNGCPITNRIILTATSNLYDPLGILSRVIILWKIIFQSLCKSKIGWNDPVEMFIHEQWLKLTQDVKMLVANRLWWNGPEFLLKGKDAWPNLPVNPEVISTEPDTWLQLKKESSSSQKKQRNSTVLANVVADRVTSEWKLNLDCIIPLKGFSSLQRLIRVTAYVLRFVSNVKRKNEKKELTDEDLKQEEIERARDLWIREVQGSVLDDEKVDQVLHNGVRETLTELRSCFWVVKGRQAVKTVIGKCSVCKKIEGRSYAVPHSPPLPEFRLSDEFAFSHVGAGPMYVRDIFAKGGGMNKVYIALFTCATSRAVHLELVPSLTAESFIKALARFKGRREPQR; this is encoded by the exons ATGGCCGAGAGGAAGAAAGTAAAGAATCTGATAAAATTTCGCGACAGTCATCGAAATTTTGTGCGAAAAACTATCGCTGAAGCTAAAGATTTAATATCTGGAGAGAATCCCATCGAAGTGAGAAAGCTGAAACTTCTTCGTACCTCTCTTCAAACGAAGGGTTTGGAGCCTCAAGTTTTGGATCGTGACATCGTTCAGCTGCTGGAGGATGTCTCAAAGATCGATTCTGATGTTTCTGAGAGCTGTGAGCTAATTAGTGTTATTCAGGAGTGTATGGTGGATTTAGAATCTGCACTGACAGCGCAAGAATCACAAGGAAAAAATCAGCAATGGAATTCTTTGGATAGCGCGGGAACTGTTCAAGGTCCCCTACAGGCAGTTCACACGCACGCAAAGCTTCCCAAGCTCGAGCTGAAGAAATTTCACGGAAACCGCATCGAGTGGTATCCCTTTGGGGAATCTTTCGAATCAGCAGTTCATAAGAATTCAAACCTGTCTGGAGTGGATAAATTCAACTATCTAAAGTCGCTCCTAACAGGCATCGCCCAAAGCGTTGTCACTGGCCTCGCCCTGACAAGCGCTAACTACGAAAAGGCAGTAGAATTACTCAAACGAAGATTCGGAAACCGACAGGTTGTGATCTCGAGCCACATGGAGGCGCTCACAAAAATTCCCAAGGTTGCATCTACAAGCGAAGTTAAGCGGCTTCGAAGTTTGTACGACACAGTTGAATCACATGTTCGTGAATTGGAAAGTATGGAAATCTCTTCTGAAATGTATGGTTGTTTTTTAACACCGACAATCATGCAGAAATTACCGGAGGAATTTAGAATTGCAATCTCACGGAATTTGGAATCAGAAACATGGGATTTGAAGGAAATCCTGAGTGAATTTCACAAGGAATTGCAACTGAGAGAACAATGTCTTGTGAACCCTAAGTATGTCAGACCGTCAAACTCGTTTCAGAGAGGTGAGTCGCTTCAATCTACTTCTGCTTTGCACTCTGAAAGCGCTaagaacaaacagttttctcgTGTGTGGTGCTCGTTTTGCAATCAAAATCATCAGAGCTCTAAATGTAATGTGGTCACAAGTGCTGAGTCTAGAAAGCAAGTTTTGAGGAAGAAAGGCAGGTGTTATCTTTGTCTGAAATCTGGGCATTTGTCACCTAACTGTAAAAGTtctgtgaaatgtttcaaatGTCAAGGAGCCCACCACGCTGCTATCTGTGATAGTTTTGAACACACTGTGAGTGGACCAGAACAAGTTGAGAATGTACCAAATGTCTCTACCAGTTTGTATGTGGATCAGTACAGAGGGTCTGTGCTGTTGCAAACTGCAACTGCTGAAGTCGTGCGTCCACACAATGACAGTAGTCCACTAAATGTGCGTCTTGTTTTCGACTCATGCAGTCAGCGATCTTATGTGACTCAGGCTGTTAAGGAAAAATTGCAGCTACCCGTTGTTGGTAGAGATTCCCTGCTGATCAAAAGATTTGGAGAATCAGATGCCAGATTACGTACTTGTGAGATGGTTCAAGTTGGCATCAAAACGTTATGCGATACAACTGTGTACATTCAAGCGTATGTGGTACCAGTGATCTGTGGCCCCTTGACCCAACAGTCCACTGAACTGACTCAGTCTAGCTATGAGCATCTCCGTGATCTTCCATTGGCTGACAGAGCTGGTGGTGGAGTGCTAGCAGTCAGCATTCTTGTTGGGGCTGATTACTATTGGTCCTTGGTGGAAGGTACTTTAGTGAGAGGTGCACCATGGGAACCAGTTGGCCTAGCCACAAAGTTAGGATTTGTACTCTCAGGACCCACTATGGTCATGTGTGATAATGTCCATGCCAACACTGTGAATCTCACCGCAACTCATGTTTTGAAGGTTGAATCGAGTGTAATTAATCATGATGATCTTGCAGCAGAACTGAAAAAGTTCTGGGACTATGAATCCTTTGGAATTCATGATGACAATGCCACTCTGTATGACAAGTTTGTTAATGAAGTTGAATTTGTGGAAGGAAGATATCAA GCTGGTGTCACTGTTAAGGCGCTGAGTGTTAAGTCGGATGTGTCCAGGCAGTATAATGATGTCATCCGAGAACAGTTGAAACAAGGGATCATTGAACCTGTAGATCAAGGAACTACTGATGGTGTTGGCAAGGTGCATTACATTCCCCATCACGAGGTGATTCGTGTGGATAAGGAAACCACAAAGTTGCGCGTGGTTTATGATGCTAGTGCTAAAGCACAGAGTACCACACCCAGTCTTAATGATTGTCTTTATGCGGGCCCACCACTGTCTTCCCTCATTTACGACATCCTTTTGAGGTTCCGCGTTCATAAAGTGGCCATCTCAGGAGACATAGAGAAAGCCTTTCTGAACATTTCAGTTGACCCAAGGGGTCGTGACTATCTTCGCTTCCTGTGGGTCGATGATACCGGAGGCAAACACCCAAATCTCCAAGTTTACAGATTTGCAAGAGTTGCctttggcatttcctcaagtcCCTTCTTGTTGAATGCAACTATTCGTCATCATCTAACCTCCACTGATCTTCCCGAAGAATTTGTTGATTGTGTGTTGAAGAGCTTGTATGTGGATGATTTT TCCAGAAAAGAATTGAAGAACATGAAAGAGAGTCCTCTGGATGTTGAAATTTCAAACAAGCCTGTTGAAGAATGTAAGATTCAAAAAGGTCAGGCCTTCTCAAGTTCTCAGTTCAGGGCAAAAGGTAACCCCTGCCGTGTAAGGTGTAAAGTACTTGGAATTGGATGGGACACTGAAAGTGACATGTTCTCTTTGAACTTGGCCTCTCCAATAGAAACCAACAATGGTTGCCCTATTACAAATAGAATTATTCTCACAGCGACAAGCAATCTGTATGATCCCCTTGGTATACTGAGCCGAGTTATCATTCTGTGGAAGATAATCTTCCAATCTCTTTGTAAGTCAAAGATAGGCTGGAACGATCCTGTTGAAATGTTCATTCATGAACAGTGGCTCAAACTTACTCAAGATGTGAAGATG CTGGTTGCCAACCGATTGTGGTGGAATGGCCCTGAGTTTCTTTTGAAAGGTAAAGATGCCTGGCCGAATCTTCCAGTGAACCCTGAGGTCATAAGTACAGAACCCGATACTTGGCTTCAGTTGAAGAAGGAAAGTTCAAGTAGTCAAAAGAAGCAACGTAACAGCACTGTTCTTGCAAACGTTGTGGCTGACAGAGTAACGTCTGAATGGAAGCTTAATCTTGACTGCATTATTCCTTTGAAAGGGTTTAGTAGTCTACAGAGACTGATACGAGTTACTGCATATGTCTTGCGGTTTGTGTCCAATGTTAAgcgaaaaaatgaaaagaaggaaTTGACTGATGAAGATTTGAAGCAAGAAGAAATCGAGCGAGCGAGAGATCTTTGGATCAGGGAGGTTCAAGGTTCTGTTTTGGACGACGAGAAAGTTGACCAG GTCCTACACAATGGTGTGAGAGAGACTCTTACAGAGCTAAGGTCCTGCTTCTGGGTAGTAAAGGGAAGACAAGCTGTGAAGACTGTGATCGGAAAATGTTCTGTTTGTAAGAAGATAGAAGGTAGAAGTTACGCAGTTCCTCATTCCCCACCGCTTCCTGAGTTCCGGTTAAGTGACGAGTTTGCGTTCTCCCATGTTGGAGCGGGTCCTATGTATGTCAGGGATATATTTGCTAAAGGGGGAGGAATGAACAAAGTTTACATAGCCTTATTCACATGCGCTACAAGCCGAGCTGTTCATCTGGAACTTGTGCCAAGTCTGACAGCGGAAAGTTTTATCAAGGCCCTCGCTCGATTTAAGGGAAGAAGGGAACCCCAACGTTGA